A stretch of the Argentina anserina chromosome 6, drPotAnse1.1, whole genome shotgun sequence genome encodes the following:
- the LOC126797873 gene encoding homeobox-leucine zipper protein GLABRA 2 isoform X2, producing MGVVDMSNNPPTSRTKDFFVSPALSLSLAGIFRDAGTPAETTANREGGEGDEGSVGGRRRSREDTADISSENSGPARSRSAEDIDFDAELGEQDEDDGDGDNKNKKKKRKKYHRHTTEQIREMEALFKESPHPDEKQRQQLSKQLGLAPRQVKFWFQNRRTQIKAIQERHENSLLKGEMEKLRDENKAMREKINKACCPNCGSATTSKDASLTTEEQQLRIENARLKSEVEKLRAALVKYPLGTSSPSTSTAQDQENRSSLDFYTGIFGLEKSRIMEIVNQAMEELQKMATAGEPLWVRSVETGREILNYDEYIKEFNIEIPATGRPKRSIEASRETGVVFVDLPKLVQSFMDVNQWKEMFPSMISKAATVDVISNGEGDNRNGAVQLMFAELQMLTPLVPTREVYFVRCSKQLSAEQWAVVDVSIDKVEDNIDVSLVKCRKRPSGCIIEDKSNGHCKVIWVEHLECQKSTIQTMYRSIVNSGLAFGARHWVATLQLQCERLVFFMATNVPMKDSTGVATLAGRKSILKMAQRMTSSFCRAIGASSYHTWTKISSKTGDDIRIASRKNLNDPGEPLGVILCAVSSVWLPVSPFTLFDFLRDETRRNEWDIMLNGGPAQTIANLSKGQDRGNAVTIQTMKSKENSMWILQDSCVNSYESMVVYAPVDITGMQSVMTGCDSSNMAVLSSGFSILPDGLESRPMVITSRKEDRGSDSEGGTLLTVAFQVLTNTSPTAKLTMESVESANTLISCTLINIKTSLQCEDG from the exons ATGGGCGTCGTCGACATGTCCAACAATCCACCAACTTCTCGCACCAAAGACTTCTTCGTCTCCCCCGCTCTCTCCCTCAGCCTC GCTGGAATTTTCCGAGATGCCGGGACTCCGGCTGAGACGACGGCTAATAGGGAGGGGGGTGAAGGGGATGAAGGGAGCGTAGGCGGCCGCCGGAGGTCGAGGGAAGACACGGCTGATATCAGCAGCGAGAACTCGGGCCCGGCGAGGTCGAGATCAGCAGAAGACATTGATTTTGATGCGGAGTTAGGAGAGCAAGATGAGGATGATGGAGATGGAgacaacaagaacaagaagaagaagaggaagaagtaTCACAGACACACCACTGAGCAAATCCGAGAAATGGAAGC GCTGTTCAAGGAGTCACCCCATCCAGATGAGAAGCAAAGACAGCAGCTGAGCAAGCAGTTAGGCCTTGCTCCAAGGCAAGTTAAGTTTTGGTTCCAGAATCGCCGTACCCAAATCAAG GCTATACAAGAGCGCCATGAAAACTCATTGTTGAAGGGAGAAATGGAGAAACTCCGGGATGAGAATAAGGCAATGAGGGAGAAAATAAACAAAGCTTGTTGCCCCAACTGTGGCAGTGCTACCACTAGCAAAGATGCCAGCTTGACAACGGAGGAGCAACAACTCCGAATTGAAAATGCCAGACTCAAATCCGAG GTTGAAAAACTCCGAGCAGCCCTAGTAAAATACCCTCTTGGGACATCCTCTCCTTCCACCTCTACTGCGCAGGACCAGGAGAACAGAAGCTCTTTGGACTTCTACACAGGAATTTTTGGTCTGGAGAAGTCTAGGATTATGGAGATAGTTAACCAAGCAATGGAGGAGCTCCAAAAGATGGCTACAGCTGGAGAACCCCTCTGGGTTCGCAGTGTTGAGACTGGCCGTGAAATACTTAACTATGATGAGTACATCAAGGAGTTTAACATTGAAATTCCAGCCACTGGGCGACCAAAGAGATCCATTGAAGCCTCAAGGGAGACGGGTGTCGTTTTTGTGGATCTCCCAAAACTAGTTCAAAGTTTCATGGACGTG AATCAATGGAAGGAAATGTTTCCATCTATGATCTCGAAGGCTGCCACTGTTGATGTCATTAGCAATGGTGAAGGAGACAACAGAAATGGTGCGGTACAATTG ATGTTTGCAGAGCTGCAAATGCTTACACCTTTGGTACCCACCAGAGAAGTTTACTTTGTTAGATGTAGCAAGCAACTGAGTGCTGAACAGTGGGCTGTTGTTGATGTTTCGATTGAcaaagttgaagataacatcGATGTGTCTTTGGTGAAATGCAGAAAACGTCCCTCTGGTTGCATCATTGAAGACAAATCAAATGGCCATTGCAAG GTAATCTGGGTGGAGCACTTAGAGTGCCAGAAAAGCACAATTCAGACCATGTACCGGAGTATTGTCAACAGTGGTCTGGCATTTGGTGCAAGACATTGGGTAGCAACGCTGCAACTCCAATGTGAAAGGCTAGTTTTCTTCATGGCAACCAATGTTCCAATGAAGGATTCAACTG GAGTAGCCACCTTGGCTGGGAGAAAAAGCATTTTGAAAATGGCACAAAGGATGACATCGAGTTTTTGTCGGGCAATTGGAGCATCAAGCTATCATACCTGGACCAAGATCTCAAGCAAAACAGGTGATGACATTAGGATTGCCTCCAGGAAGAACTTGAATGATCCCGGAGAGCCTCTTGGCGTGATCTTGTGTGCAGTTTCTTCAGTATGGTTGCCTGTCTCTCCCTTCACACTCTTTGATTTTCTGAGAGACGAGACTCGCAGGAATGAG TGGGACATTATGCTGAATGGGGGTCCTGCGCAAACAATTGCCAACTTATCCAAAGGACAAGATCGTGGCAATGCTGTTACTATTCAA ACAATGAAATCAAAAGAGAACAGCATGTGGATTCTACAAGATAGCTGTGTAAATTCTTACGAGTCCATGGTGGTCTATGCTCCTGTGGATATCACTGGCATGCAATCTGTGATGACGGGATGTGACTCGAGCAACATGGCGGTATTGTCTTCAGGGTTCTCTATTCTTCCAGATGGGTTGGAATCGAGGCCTATGGTTATCACTTCCAGGAAAGA
- the LOC126797873 gene encoding homeobox-leucine zipper protein GLABRA 2 isoform X1, with protein sequence MGVVDMSNNPPTSRTKDFFVSPALSLSLAGIFRDAGTPAETTANREGGEGDEGSVGGRRRSREDTADISSENSGPARSRSAEDIDFDAELGEQDEDDGDGDNKNKKKKRKKYHRHTTEQIREMEALFKESPHPDEKQRQQLSKQLGLAPRQVKFWFQNRRTQIKAIQERHENSLLKGEMEKLRDENKAMREKINKACCPNCGSATTSKDASLTTEEQQLRIENARLKSEVEKLRAALVKYPLGTSSPSTSTAQDQENRSSLDFYTGIFGLEKSRIMEIVNQAMEELQKMATAGEPLWVRSVETGREILNYDEYIKEFNIEIPATGRPKRSIEASRETGVVFVDLPKLVQSFMDVNQWKEMFPSMISKAATVDVISNGEGDNRNGAVQLMFAELQMLTPLVPTREVYFVRCSKQLSAEQWAVVDVSIDKVEDNIDVSLVKCRKRPSGCIIEDKSNGHCKVIWVEHLECQKSTIQTMYRSIVNSGLAFGARHWVATLQLQCERLVFFMATNVPMKDSTGVATLAGRKSILKMAQRMTSSFCRAIGASSYHTWTKISSKTGDDIRIASRKNLNDPGEPLGVILCAVSSVWLPVSPFTLFDFLRDETRRNEWDIMLNGGPAQTIANLSKGQDRGNAVTIQPRISIFQTMKSKENSMWILQDSCVNSYESMVVYAPVDITGMQSVMTGCDSSNMAVLSSGFSILPDGLESRPMVITSRKEDRGSDSEGGTLLTVAFQVLTNTSPTAKLTMESVESANTLISCTLINIKTSLQCEDG encoded by the exons ATGGGCGTCGTCGACATGTCCAACAATCCACCAACTTCTCGCACCAAAGACTTCTTCGTCTCCCCCGCTCTCTCCCTCAGCCTC GCTGGAATTTTCCGAGATGCCGGGACTCCGGCTGAGACGACGGCTAATAGGGAGGGGGGTGAAGGGGATGAAGGGAGCGTAGGCGGCCGCCGGAGGTCGAGGGAAGACACGGCTGATATCAGCAGCGAGAACTCGGGCCCGGCGAGGTCGAGATCAGCAGAAGACATTGATTTTGATGCGGAGTTAGGAGAGCAAGATGAGGATGATGGAGATGGAgacaacaagaacaagaagaagaagaggaagaagtaTCACAGACACACCACTGAGCAAATCCGAGAAATGGAAGC GCTGTTCAAGGAGTCACCCCATCCAGATGAGAAGCAAAGACAGCAGCTGAGCAAGCAGTTAGGCCTTGCTCCAAGGCAAGTTAAGTTTTGGTTCCAGAATCGCCGTACCCAAATCAAG GCTATACAAGAGCGCCATGAAAACTCATTGTTGAAGGGAGAAATGGAGAAACTCCGGGATGAGAATAAGGCAATGAGGGAGAAAATAAACAAAGCTTGTTGCCCCAACTGTGGCAGTGCTACCACTAGCAAAGATGCCAGCTTGACAACGGAGGAGCAACAACTCCGAATTGAAAATGCCAGACTCAAATCCGAG GTTGAAAAACTCCGAGCAGCCCTAGTAAAATACCCTCTTGGGACATCCTCTCCTTCCACCTCTACTGCGCAGGACCAGGAGAACAGAAGCTCTTTGGACTTCTACACAGGAATTTTTGGTCTGGAGAAGTCTAGGATTATGGAGATAGTTAACCAAGCAATGGAGGAGCTCCAAAAGATGGCTACAGCTGGAGAACCCCTCTGGGTTCGCAGTGTTGAGACTGGCCGTGAAATACTTAACTATGATGAGTACATCAAGGAGTTTAACATTGAAATTCCAGCCACTGGGCGACCAAAGAGATCCATTGAAGCCTCAAGGGAGACGGGTGTCGTTTTTGTGGATCTCCCAAAACTAGTTCAAAGTTTCATGGACGTG AATCAATGGAAGGAAATGTTTCCATCTATGATCTCGAAGGCTGCCACTGTTGATGTCATTAGCAATGGTGAAGGAGACAACAGAAATGGTGCGGTACAATTG ATGTTTGCAGAGCTGCAAATGCTTACACCTTTGGTACCCACCAGAGAAGTTTACTTTGTTAGATGTAGCAAGCAACTGAGTGCTGAACAGTGGGCTGTTGTTGATGTTTCGATTGAcaaagttgaagataacatcGATGTGTCTTTGGTGAAATGCAGAAAACGTCCCTCTGGTTGCATCATTGAAGACAAATCAAATGGCCATTGCAAG GTAATCTGGGTGGAGCACTTAGAGTGCCAGAAAAGCACAATTCAGACCATGTACCGGAGTATTGTCAACAGTGGTCTGGCATTTGGTGCAAGACATTGGGTAGCAACGCTGCAACTCCAATGTGAAAGGCTAGTTTTCTTCATGGCAACCAATGTTCCAATGAAGGATTCAACTG GAGTAGCCACCTTGGCTGGGAGAAAAAGCATTTTGAAAATGGCACAAAGGATGACATCGAGTTTTTGTCGGGCAATTGGAGCATCAAGCTATCATACCTGGACCAAGATCTCAAGCAAAACAGGTGATGACATTAGGATTGCCTCCAGGAAGAACTTGAATGATCCCGGAGAGCCTCTTGGCGTGATCTTGTGTGCAGTTTCTTCAGTATGGTTGCCTGTCTCTCCCTTCACACTCTTTGATTTTCTGAGAGACGAGACTCGCAGGAATGAG TGGGACATTATGCTGAATGGGGGTCCTGCGCAAACAATTGCCAACTTATCCAAAGGACAAGATCGTGGCAATGCTGTTACTATTCAA CCGCGCATTTCAATCTTTCAGACAATGAAATCAAAAGAGAACAGCATGTGGATTCTACAAGATAGCTGTGTAAATTCTTACGAGTCCATGGTGGTCTATGCTCCTGTGGATATCACTGGCATGCAATCTGTGATGACGGGATGTGACTCGAGCAACATGGCGGTATTGTCTTCAGGGTTCTCTATTCTTCCAGATGGGTTGGAATCGAGGCCTATGGTTATCACTTCCAGGAAAGA